The Leifsonia sp. ZF2019 DNA segment GACTGGGCAGTGTGCGCGGAGACCTTCGGACTCGGCCAGGACGACCTCGTCGGCTTCGCCCGGGCCTCCATCGCGGCGAGCTTCGCCGACGATGCCACGAAGGCTCGGCTCGAGGCGGGCCTTCGTCCGTCGGCGCTCAGCCGCTAGATTCGAAGACTGTGACCGACCGCAGCCTCCACAACCAGCTCCTGCGCGAGGTCAGGGAGGCGGCGGCGGCCAACGCACCCCTCCCCGGCGAGCTCGAGCTGACCGCACGGCTCGGCTGCACGCGCCAGCAGTTGCGCAACGCCCTGGCGGAGCTGGAACGGCAGGGGATCCTCCGACGGAGGCAGGGCGCGCCGACCACCGTCGACCAGGTCGGTCTGCGCATGAGCGTGCGGCTGGAGGACCAGTTCGAGCACACGGTGCTGCTCTCGCGCATGGGCTACGAGGCCGAGGTCGAGATCCTGCGATCGGAGGTGGAGCCGCTCCCCGCGTCGATCGCCGCGCTGCTCGACGCGGAGCCCGGCAGCCCGGCCCTCCGCAGCGTCAAGCGCTGGCGTGCCGACGGCCGCCCCGCGATGCTCGCGTCCGGCTACCTGCTGCTGCCCGACGCCGCCCCGCGGGAGCTCGACGACTCCGTGTTCACCGCCGTCACGCAG contains these protein-coding regions:
- a CDS encoding GntR family transcriptional regulator: MTDRSLHNQLLREVREAAAANAPLPGELELTARLGCTRQQLRNALAELERQGILRRRQGAPTTVDQVGLRMSVRLEDQFEHTVLLSRMGYEAEVEILRSEVEPLPASIAALLDAEPGSPALRSVKRWRADGRPAMLASGYLLLPDAAPRELDDSVFTAVTQVWNESLVWEVATPGAAALDAEQAALLERPAGTPVMTFELIGVSVSGRRLFYAFEHHLPEVVRYSFARTVRPPWDGL